The Nocardioides salarius genome includes a region encoding these proteins:
- a CDS encoding MarR family winged helix-turn-helix transcriptional regulator — translation MTSTETSPSRVTGRWLDADQQHAWRGLVMGSTLLFDRLDDELRRDCGLSLTEYEILVRLSEREGRLRMAQLADALAHSRSRVTHTVARMEKAGLVERRTSPEDGRGIVCWLTPSGRQLLEQIAPMHVTGVREHFIDRVDPDDLAALGRAMNAVADALVACHPEMEMRQPGP, via the coding sequence GTGACCAGCACCGAGACCTCCCCCAGCCGCGTCACCGGCCGATGGCTCGACGCCGACCAGCAGCACGCCTGGCGCGGGCTGGTGATGGGCTCGACACTGCTGTTCGACCGCCTCGACGACGAGCTGCGGCGCGACTGCGGGCTCTCCCTGACCGAGTACGAGATCCTGGTGCGGCTCTCGGAGCGCGAGGGCCGCCTGCGGATGGCCCAGCTGGCCGACGCGCTGGCGCACAGCCGGAGCCGGGTCACCCACACCGTGGCCCGCATGGAGAAGGCCGGGCTGGTCGAGCGGCGCACCTCGCCCGAGGACGGCCGCGGCATCGTGTGCTGGCTGACCCCGTCGGGTCGTCAGCTCCTCGAGCAGATCGCGCCGATGCACGTGACCGGTGTGCGCGAGCACTTCATCGACCGGGTCGATCCCGACGACCTGGCCGCCCTGGGCCGGGCGATGAACGCCGTGGCCGACGCCCTGGTCGCCTGCCACCCCGAGATGGAGATGCGACAGCCGGGACCCTGA
- the ettA gene encoding energy-dependent translational throttle protein EttA yields the protein MAEYVFTLRNVRKAHGDKVVLDNVTLSFLHGAKIGVVGPNGTGKSSLLKIMAQLDHANNGDAILDPGATVGMLQQEPPLTEGRTVLENVEEAVAETKAKMARLDELYMMMGDPDADQDKVASEAGDLQSELDAANVWDLDSRLDQAMDALRCPPADALVDNLSGGERRRVALCKLLLEQPDLLLLDEPTNHLDAESVQWLEGHLANYPGAVLAVTHDRYFLDNVAQWILELDRGQAHPYEGNYSTYLETKKDRLKVEGQKDAKRARMLEKELEWVRSNPKARQAKSKSRLARYEEMAAEADRMRKIDTSEINIPAGPRLGDVVLEAKNLTKGFEGRTLMHDLSFSLPRAGIVGVIGPNGVGKTTLFRMITDQEEPDSGELNVGKTVKISYVDQSRGGLDATKNVWEVVSDGLDFIKVANFEMNSRAYVASFGFKGPDQQKKANVLSGGERNRLNLALTLKMGGNLLLLDEPTNDLDVETLSSLEDSLLDFPGCAVVTSHDRWFLDRVATHILAWEGDDEDPARWFWFEGNFASYEENKIERLGAEAARPHRVTHRRLTRD from the coding sequence ATGGCGGAATATGTCTTCACACTGCGCAACGTGCGCAAGGCCCACGGCGACAAGGTCGTCCTCGACAACGTCACCCTCTCGTTCCTGCACGGCGCCAAGATCGGCGTGGTGGGCCCCAACGGCACCGGCAAGTCGTCGCTGCTGAAGATCATGGCCCAGCTCGACCACGCCAACAACGGCGACGCGATCCTCGACCCCGGCGCGACGGTCGGCATGCTCCAGCAGGAGCCCCCGCTGACCGAGGGCCGCACCGTGCTCGAGAACGTCGAGGAGGCCGTCGCCGAGACCAAGGCCAAGATGGCGCGGCTCGACGAGCTCTACATGATGATGGGCGACCCCGACGCCGACCAGGACAAGGTGGCCAGCGAGGCGGGCGACCTGCAGAGCGAGCTCGACGCGGCCAACGTCTGGGACCTCGACAGCCGTCTCGACCAGGCGATGGACGCGCTGCGCTGCCCGCCCGCCGACGCGCTGGTCGACAACCTGTCCGGTGGTGAGCGACGCCGGGTGGCGCTGTGCAAGCTGCTGCTCGAGCAGCCCGACCTGCTGCTCCTCGACGAGCCCACCAACCACCTCGACGCCGAGTCGGTGCAGTGGCTCGAGGGCCACCTGGCCAACTACCCCGGCGCCGTCCTGGCCGTCACCCACGACCGGTACTTCCTCGACAACGTCGCCCAGTGGATCCTCGAGCTCGACCGGGGACAGGCGCACCCCTACGAGGGCAACTACTCCACCTACCTGGAGACCAAGAAGGACCGGCTCAAGGTCGAGGGCCAGAAGGACGCCAAGCGCGCCCGGATGCTCGAGAAGGAGCTGGAGTGGGTCCGCTCCAACCCCAAGGCCCGCCAGGCCAAGAGCAAGTCGCGCCTGGCCCGCTACGAGGAGATGGCGGCCGAGGCCGACCGGATGCGCAAGATCGACACCTCCGAGATCAACATCCCGGCCGGGCCGCGGCTGGGCGACGTGGTGCTCGAGGCCAAGAACCTGACCAAGGGCTTCGAGGGCCGCACCCTCATGCACGACCTGTCGTTCTCGCTGCCGCGGGCCGGCATCGTGGGCGTGATCGGCCCCAACGGCGTCGGCAAGACCACGCTGTTCCGGATGATCACCGACCAGGAGGAGCCCGACTCGGGCGAGCTCAACGTCGGCAAGACCGTCAAGATCTCCTACGTCGACCAGAGCCGCGGCGGCCTCGACGCCACCAAGAACGTGTGGGAGGTCGTCTCCGACGGCCTCGACTTCATCAAGGTCGCGAACTTCGAGATGAACTCGCGTGCCTACGTGGCCTCCTTCGGGTTCAAGGGGCCCGACCAGCAGAAGAAGGCCAACGTGCTCTCCGGTGGTGAGCGCAACCGTCTCAACCTGGCGCTGACCCTGAAGATGGGTGGCAACCTGCTGCTGCTCGACGAGCCGACCAACGACCTCGACGTCGAGACCCTGTCCTCGCTCGAGGACTCGCTGCTCGACTTCCCCGGGTGCGCCGTGGTCACCTCGCACGACCGCTGGTTCCTCGACCGCGTGGCCACCCACATCCTCGCCTGGGAGGGCGACGACGAGGACCCGGCCCGCTGGTTCTGGTTCGAGGGCAACTTCGCCTCCTACGAGGAGAACAAGATCGAGCGCCTGGGCGCCGAGGCGGCCCGCCCGCACCGCGTGACCCACCGGCGCCTGACGCGCGACTGA
- a CDS encoding single-stranded DNA-binding protein, which yields MLNETTVTLQGWLGGDVTVRDAAGSAVASFRVATTPRRFHRGTGEWVDGVTQWYTVNAWRTLAQTCASSLRRGDPVVVHGRLLPRVWTNQAGVEVTTIEVDAVLVGHDLTRGTSVFTRTPRQRSTDPAGTVAQEAPGAGDVGHAAA from the coding sequence ATGCTCAACGAGACGACCGTGACGCTGCAGGGCTGGCTGGGCGGCGACGTGACCGTGCGCGACGCGGCCGGCAGCGCGGTGGCCAGCTTCCGGGTGGCCACCACGCCCCGTCGCTTCCATCGCGGTACGGGGGAGTGGGTCGACGGCGTCACCCAGTGGTACACCGTCAACGCCTGGCGCACGCTGGCCCAGACCTGCGCCTCCTCGCTGCGGCGCGGCGACCCGGTGGTGGTCCACGGCCGGCTGCTGCCGCGGGTCTGGACCAACCAGGCGGGTGTCGAGGTGACCACCATCGAGGTCGACGCCGTCCTGGTCGGCCACGACCTGACCAGGGGCACCTCGGTCTTCACCCGCACGCCACGCCAGCGCTCCACGGACCCCGCGGGCACGGTGGCGCAGGAGGCGCCGGGCGCGGGCGACGTCGGTCACGCGGCGGCCTGA
- a CDS encoding GTPase has translation MTSLLEGAKKLVTRGTDTGARIEGLATAAEAARGRLDDALVGDAEKVVDRATSRLRLSAGHTVVAIAGATGSGKSSTFNALTGLELSAVGVRRPTTSWATACVWGSDGAGELLDWLGIPPRHQTTRDSMLDTRRESQALEGVVLLDLPDHDSTEVSHHLEVDRLVALADMLVWVLDPQKYADAAIHDRYLAPLKTHEGVMVVVLNHIDTVPADGREAMLADVRRLLEADGLGRVPVIGVSARQGIGLDELRGEIESRVRAKKMTAERIESDVRAAAARLQEAGGDAPTRALSDQRVRALQDAFAEAAGVPTVVEAVERSTRLRAGRATGWPLVSWVGRLRPDPLKRLQLDLGGSAKALRGAESAVPGTTSVQRARVDSEVRALADDTTQGLGRPWADAVRRASVQRLPEIGDRLDDALRGVDLQASRIPVWAGVVRVLQWVLVVAALLGAAWTVATALSGTLDDTPVYAGVALPLILLLGGVGLGVLLALVCRGLVAGTARRRASVADTRLREAVGAVAHELVVSPVEAELEAYTRARGGLSKALATR, from the coding sequence ATGACGTCCTTGCTCGAGGGGGCCAAGAAGCTGGTCACCCGTGGGACCGACACCGGCGCCCGCATCGAGGGGCTCGCGACCGCCGCCGAGGCGGCCCGTGGGCGGCTCGACGACGCCCTGGTCGGCGACGCCGAGAAGGTCGTCGACCGGGCCACCAGCCGGCTGCGACTCTCAGCCGGCCACACGGTGGTCGCCATCGCCGGGGCGACGGGGTCGGGCAAGTCCTCGACCTTCAACGCCCTCACCGGCCTCGAGCTGTCGGCGGTCGGCGTACGCCGCCCGACCACCTCGTGGGCCACCGCCTGCGTGTGGGGCAGCGACGGCGCCGGTGAGCTGCTCGACTGGCTCGGCATCCCCCCGCGCCACCAGACCACGCGCGACTCGATGCTCGACACCCGACGCGAGTCGCAGGCGCTCGAGGGCGTCGTGCTCCTCGACCTGCCCGACCACGACTCCACCGAGGTCTCCCACCACCTCGAGGTCGACCGCCTGGTCGCCCTGGCCGACATGCTGGTGTGGGTCCTGGACCCGCAGAAGTACGCCGACGCGGCGATCCACGACCGCTACCTCGCGCCGCTGAAGACCCACGAGGGCGTCATGGTGGTGGTGCTCAACCACATCGACACGGTGCCGGCCGACGGGCGTGAGGCCATGCTCGCCGACGTCCGCCGCCTGCTGGAGGCCGACGGCCTCGGCCGGGTGCCGGTGATCGGCGTCAGTGCTCGCCAGGGCATCGGCCTCGACGAGCTGCGTGGCGAGATCGAGTCGCGGGTGCGGGCCAAGAAGATGACCGCCGAGCGGATCGAGTCCGACGTGCGGGCGGCCGCCGCCCGCCTCCAGGAGGCCGGCGGCGACGCACCGACGCGGGCCCTGTCCGACCAGCGGGTCCGTGCGCTGCAGGACGCCTTCGCCGAGGCGGCGGGGGTGCCGACCGTGGTGGAGGCCGTCGAGCGCTCGACGCGGTTGCGGGCCGGACGCGCCACCGGCTGGCCGCTCGTGTCGTGGGTGGGCCGGCTGCGCCCCGACCCGCTGAAGAGGCTGCAGCTCGACCTGGGCGGCTCCGCCAAGGCGCTGCGCGGGGCCGAGAGCGCGGTGCCCGGGACGACCTCGGTGCAGCGTGCCCGCGTCGACTCCGAGGTGCGTGCGCTGGCCGACGACACGACCCAGGGGCTCGGGCGCCCGTGGGCCGACGCCGTGCGCCGGGCCTCGGTGCAGCGCCTCCCCGAGATCGGCGACCGCCTCGACGACGCCCTGCGCGGGGTCGACCTGCAGGCCTCCCGCATCCCGGTCTGGGCCGGGGTGGTGCGGGTGCTGCAGTGGGTCCTGGTGGTGGCCGCCCTGCTCGGCGCCGCGTGGACCGTCGCGACCGCGCTGTCCGGCACGCTCGACGACACGCCGGTGTACGCCGGTGTCGCGCTCCCGCTCATCCTGCTGCTCGGCGGCGTCGGGCTCGGGGTGCTGCTGGCACTGGTGTGCCGCGGCCTGGTCGCCGGCACCGCCCGGCGCCGGGCATCGGTGGCCGACACCCGGCTGCGCGAGGCCGTCGGCGCGGTGGCGCACGAGCTGGTCGTCAGCCCGGTCGAGGCCGAGCTCGAGGCCTACACCCGGGCCCGCGGGGGTCTCTCCAAGGCGCTCGCCACGCGCTGA